Genomic segment of Ruegeria sp. TM1040:
TGCGGGCCTCGGTCTGCGTCAGCTGGCGCTGGGTCTCTTCAAGTGTGGTGATCGTGGCTGCAAGCTTTCGGTTGGTGGCCGAGAGCTCTTCTGTGTAGCTCATCACCTGATCCGAGAGCTCCTCGGAGCGGGCGCGGAGCAATTCTTCAACCCGCTTGGTGCGGGTGATGTCGGTGTAGACCGTGACCCAGCCCCCCTCCGGAAGAGGCGCGCCCTCGATCGAAATCACATGGCCATTGGCACGCTGGCGCTCGACGTAATGGGGCACAAAGGCGCGGGCCTGTTCCACCCGCAGCTGCACAAACGAATCGATGTCATCAATGGGGCCATAGTCGCCCTGTACCGCGATAAAGCGGATGGTGTCTTCGAACGTCGCGCCCTCTTGCACCAATTCGGGCGGCAGTGAAAACATTTCCTGAAAGCGATGGTTGCAGGCCGCAAGGCGCAGGTTGCGGTCGTAGATCGACATGGCCTGCGCAATGAGGTTCAGGCCTGCGTCGATCATCGCCATGCGTTGTGCCGTGTTCTGTTTCATACGTGCTCCCCGCCTCTTGGCTAACAGCTTGTGGCGCATTGGCAAAGTGGCTTGTGATTGCGCCCCTGAGGGTGGTCCGACAGGAATTGCAGATCGATCACCCGGGGCTGTTACAATTTGAAAGGTTTCAGAAATCATCGCGAAAAACTTGCTTTGTTACAAAGGAGCCGTCCTAATGCGGACATAAGGATCGCAGCCTGCACCTGTGGGTGAAGCGATCAATCCGGTCGAGGAGGACCGGATATGGGAGGAGTAAATACGTGTCTCAGACCGCTGCGCAGACATCGTCTGGCGCCGGGCAGCTTATGTCTGTTCCGGCCCTGCTGGAGAGAAACGCAACTGTCCATGCCAACCGCCCGGCCTACCGGGAAAAAGAGTTTGGCATCTGGCAAAGTTGGACCTGGAAAGAAACCGCCGAGGAAATCGAGGCGCTGGCGCTTGGGTTGATGAATCTTGGTGTGGCCGAGGGAGATTTCATTGCTATCATCGGACGCAACCGGCCATCGCTCTATTGGTCGATGGTGGCGGCACAGAGCGTCGGTGCAGTGCCGGTGCCGGTCTATCAGGACTCAAGTGCCGAGGAGATGGCCTATGTGCTGGATCACTGCGGTGCGGCCTATGTGATTGCGGGCGATCAGGAACAGGTCGACAAGGTGCTGGAGGTTCAGGACACGCTGACCAACCTCAAGCATATGATCTATGTGGACCCCAAGGGTCTGCGCAAATACGACCACCACCAGCTGCATCAATACAGCCACGTGCAGGAACAGGGCCGCGCCGCGCGCGATGAGCTCAGCTCGGATCTTGCGGCGCGTAAGGCGAAGCTCACGTATGATAGCACCTGCGTGATGCTCTATACGTCGGGCACCACGGGGCGCCCCAAGGGCGTTGTGCTGTCCAATCGCAACGTGATCGAGAGCGCCAAGAACGCCAGCACCTTTGACAAGCTCACCGAGAATGAAGACATCCTGTCCTACCTGCCAATGGCTTGGGTCGGGGATTTCATCTTCTCGCTGGGACAGTCCTACTGGTGCGGGTTCTGCGTCAATTGCCCCGAGAGCGAAGACACCATGATGACCGATCTGCGTGAGATCGGCCCAACTTATTTCTTTGCACCGCCGCGCGTGTTTGAGGGTCAGCTCACCAATGTGATGATCCGCATGGAAGACGCGGGTAAGCTCAAGCAGAAGATGTTTCATCACTTCTTGGCCCATGCCAAGAAAGTCGGCGGCCTGATCCTGGATGGCAAACCTGTCGGCATGATGGATCGCCTGAAGTATCGCCTTGGGGATCTCTTGGTTTACGGTCCCCTGAAGGATACGCTTGGCTATGGTCGCATTCGCGTCGGCTACACCGCCGGTGAGGCGATTGGACCGGAGATTTTTGATTTCTACCGCTCGCTGGGGATCAATCTCAAACAGCTTTATGGTCAGACAGAGGCCACGGTGTTCATTACTGTGCAGCCTGATGGCGAAGTGCGCGCGGATACGGTGGGCGTGCCCGCACCGGATGTGGAGATCAAGATCGACGACAAGGGTGAGATCCACTACCGCTCGCCGGGGACCTTTGTGGAATACTACAAGAATGCGGAATCCACCGCTTCGACAAAGGACGCCGAGGGCTGGGTCGCCACGGGTGATGCGGGCTTTATCGAGGAAAGCTCCGGCCATCTGCGGATCATCGACCGCGCCAAGGATGTCGGCAAAATGGCCAGCGGCGCGATGTTTGCGCCCAAGTACGTCGAGAACAAGCTGAAGTTCTATCCTGACATTCTCGAGGCCGTGCTATTTGGCAACGGCCGGGATCGCTGTGTGGCCTTTATCAACATCGACCTCACGGCGGTGGGCAACTGGGCAGAGCGCAACAATATTGCCTACGCCTCCTATCAGGAGCTCGCAGGCCACCCGCGCGTGCTGGAGACCATCCGCAACCATGTTGAGGCGGTGAATGTCTCAGTCGCGCAGGATGAGATGCTGTCTGGCTGTCAGGTGCATCGCTTCGTGGTGCTACACAAGGAGCTCGATGCCGATGATGGCGAGATGACCCGCACCCGCAAGGTGCGCCGTCGCATCGTCGAGGAGAAATTCGCCGACATTATTGCCGCGCTTTATGATGGTTCCGAGCAGATCTCGACCCGGACCGAAGTGACATATGAAGACGGTCGCAAAGGCGCGATCAGTGCAACGCTGACCTGTGTGGATGCGAAGGTGCAATCGCCCATGGCGCAGCAGGTGGCAGCGGAATGACGGCTCTGACGACGCTTGTGCAGGCTTGCTGCACATCGCCCCGCCCGCCGTCCCATCTGGCGCGAAATTCCAAAGGAGTGGCCCATGCTTGATGCGGCTGACAGCTATGTGACCGAGGATGGCCGCACCATTGGCGGCGTGGTCATGGAGATGAAAAACATCACCCTGCGCTTTGGCGGCGTCGTGGCGATCAAGGACATCTCTTTTGACATCCGCGAAGGTGAAATCCGTGCGATTATCGGCCCCAACGGGGCGGGTAAGTCCTCCATGCTGAACGTCATCTCGGGGTTCTATGTCCCCCAGGAGGGCGAAGTCTGGTTCCACGGCGCCAAGCGCCCGCCGATGAAACCTTATG
This window contains:
- a CDS encoding AMP-binding protein — protein: MSVPALLERNATVHANRPAYREKEFGIWQSWTWKETAEEIEALALGLMNLGVAEGDFIAIIGRNRPSLYWSMVAAQSVGAVPVPVYQDSSAEEMAYVLDHCGAAYVIAGDQEQVDKVLEVQDTLTNLKHMIYVDPKGLRKYDHHQLHQYSHVQEQGRAARDELSSDLAARKAKLTYDSTCVMLYTSGTTGRPKGVVLSNRNVIESAKNASTFDKLTENEDILSYLPMAWVGDFIFSLGQSYWCGFCVNCPESEDTMMTDLREIGPTYFFAPPRVFEGQLTNVMIRMEDAGKLKQKMFHHFLAHAKKVGGLILDGKPVGMMDRLKYRLGDLLVYGPLKDTLGYGRIRVGYTAGEAIGPEIFDFYRSLGINLKQLYGQTEATVFITVQPDGEVRADTVGVPAPDVEIKIDDKGEIHYRSPGTFVEYYKNAESTASTKDAEGWVATGDAGFIEESSGHLRIIDRAKDVGKMASGAMFAPKYVENKLKFYPDILEAVLFGNGRDRCVAFINIDLTAVGNWAERNNIAYASYQELAGHPRVLETIRNHVEAVNVSVAQDEMLSGCQVHRFVVLHKELDADDGEMTRTRKVRRRIVEEKFADIIAALYDGSEQISTRTEVTYEDGRKGAISATLTCVDAKVQSPMAQQVAAE